One Rhizobium sp. NRK18 genomic window carries:
- a CDS encoding methylenetetrahydrofolate reductase, translated as MINDIHPADPSLPLDPLPGHSSRGRLERVLRRGEFAVTTELNPPDSADPQDVYERAAIFDGWVDGINAVDASGANCHMSSVGICALLTRMGYAPVMQIACRDKNRIAIQGDVLGAAAMGVQNIMCLTGDGVQAGDQPGAKPVFDLDCMSLLETVRTMRDEGKFLSGRKLSTPPGVFLGAAINPFAPPYDFRPYRLAKKIAAGAQFVQSQYCFDVPMFRDYMAKVRDLGLHEKCFILVGVGPLASAKTARWIRSNVPGIHIPDAIIKRLEGAQNQKEEGKRLAIDIINEVKEIEGVSGIHVMAYRQEEYVAEIVHDSGVLKGRKPWKREPAPDAALIAGRLEEIQDRPVEHQQELAEVAAHIAPEH; from the coding sequence ATGATAAACGACATTCATCCGGCCGACCCGAGCCTGCCGCTCGATCCCCTTCCCGGCCACTCCTCGCGCGGCCGCCTCGAGCGCGTGCTGCGCCGGGGCGAATTCGCGGTCACCACCGAGCTCAACCCGCCCGACAGTGCCGATCCGCAGGACGTCTACGAACGCGCAGCAATCTTTGACGGCTGGGTGGACGGCATCAACGCCGTCGACGCCTCCGGCGCCAACTGCCACATGTCTTCCGTCGGCATCTGCGCGCTCCTGACCCGCATGGGCTATGCGCCGGTCATGCAGATCGCCTGCCGTGACAAGAACCGTATCGCGATCCAGGGCGACGTGCTTGGCGCCGCCGCCATGGGCGTGCAGAACATCATGTGCCTGACCGGCGACGGCGTGCAGGCCGGCGACCAGCCGGGCGCCAAGCCCGTCTTCGACCTCGACTGCATGTCGCTTCTGGAAACCGTGCGCACCATGCGCGACGAAGGCAAGTTCCTGTCGGGCCGCAAGCTTTCGACGCCGCCGGGCGTCTTCCTCGGCGCGGCGATCAACCCCTTCGCGCCGCCCTATGATTTCCGTCCCTACCGGCTGGCAAAGAAGATCGCCGCCGGAGCGCAGTTCGTCCAGAGCCAGTACTGCTTCGACGTGCCGATGTTCCGCGACTACATGGCCAAGGTGCGCGATCTCGGCCTGCACGAAAAATGCTTCATCCTGGTCGGCGTCGGTCCGCTGGCATCGGCCAAGACCGCCCGCTGGATTCGCTCCAACGTGCCCGGAATCCACATTCCCGACGCCATCATCAAACGGCTGGAGGGAGCGCAGAATCAGAAGGAAGAAGGCAAGCGCCTGGCGATCGACATCATCAACGAGGTGAAGGAGATCGAAGGGGTTTCCGGCATCCACGTGATGGCCTACCGTCAGGAGGAATACGTCGCCGAGATCGTGCATGATTCCGGCGTGCTGAAGGGCCGCAAGCCCTGGAAACGCGAACCGGCACCGGACGCCGCGCTGATCGCCGGACGCCTGGAGGAAATTCAGGATCGGCCGGTCGAGCACCAGCAGGAGCTCGCCGAGGTCGCCGCCCATATCGCGCCGGAACACTGA
- a CDS encoding response regulator, with translation MAFLGISGMHYSGASLKGHRVLLAEDSNVYISMIGKRLKELFDIDVEVCRNFEQLQYVYERSSDPVAIAITNMNLPGAESGEALSYLVDLSVPTIVFTGAFHEKIREEILAKEIVDYVIKDNMFAVDMLAESVCRYLTNQRHHVLIVDDSPTARALLSTRLRRYNFRVSQAESGMKALELLKQNPDIGLMITDYNMPDIDGFELTRRIRASIGSHQLRIIGVSSSTNRLMSARFLKAGGNDFILRPFVDEEFYCRVNQNLDTLAQIRTNFDAGSVTTSQLSAAIG, from the coding sequence ATGGCGTTTTTGGGAATTTCCGGAATGCATTACTCCGGCGCTTCTTTGAAGGGACACAGAGTGCTCCTGGCGGAAGATTCCAATGTTTACATTTCCATGATCGGCAAGCGGCTCAAGGAGCTTTTCGACATCGACGTCGAAGTCTGCCGCAATTTCGAGCAGCTGCAGTATGTCTACGAGCGCTCCAGCGATCCGGTCGCTATCGCCATCACCAACATGAACCTCCCGGGGGCCGAGAGCGGCGAGGCGCTGAGCTATCTCGTCGATCTCAGCGTGCCGACCATCGTGTTCACCGGTGCATTCCATGAGAAGATCCGCGAGGAAATTCTGGCCAAGGAAATCGTCGATTACGTCATCAAGGACAACATGTTCGCCGTCGACATGCTGGCGGAAAGCGTCTGCCGGTATCTCACCAACCAGCGTCACCATGTGCTGATCGTCGACGACAGTCCGACGGCGCGGGCACTTCTGTCGACGCGACTGCGACGCTACAATTTCCGTGTCAGCCAGGCCGAAAGCGGCATGAAGGCGCTGGAACTGTTGAAGCAGAATCCTGATATTGGCCTGATGATAACCGACTACAACATGCCGGACATTGACGGCTTTGAATTGACGCGCCGCATCCGCGCGAGCATCGGTTCGCATCAACTGCGCATTATCGGGGTTTCGTCTTCCACCAACCGGCTGATGTCGGCGCGGTTCCTGAAAGCCGGCGGCAATGATTTCATTCTCCGTCCCTTCGTGGACGAGGAATTCTACTGCCGCGTGAACCAGAATCTCGATACATTGGCGCAAATCCGCACGAATTTCGATGCAGGTTCCGTAACCACTTCTCAATTGTCTGCTGCTATAGGTTGA
- a CDS encoding methylenetetrahydrofolate reductase C-terminal domain-containing protein, translated as MADAKPAKGNAAPEKKQAAGAFTPAGVSPSRRQRRRYTIRLWSVRHSRALEWLYAHFADIFLLLHPVWKKLGYQRVERPVTFLERNVKGLLFDCRMCGQCALSSTGMSCPMNCPKQLRNGPCGGVRENGHCEVEPDMPCVWVQAWKGSQNMVNGDAILTVQKPVNQALRETSAWLRVTAEKAAAKEAAKQAGKGDAA; from the coding sequence ATGGCTGACGCAAAACCCGCCAAGGGCAACGCCGCCCCCGAGAAGAAGCAGGCAGCGGGCGCCTTCACGCCGGCCGGGGTGTCGCCGAGCCGACGCCAGCGCCGCCGCTACACCATCCGGCTTTGGTCGGTGCGCCACTCCCGCGCGCTGGAATGGCTCTACGCCCACTTCGCCGACATTTTTCTGCTCCTCCATCCTGTCTGGAAGAAGCTCGGCTACCAGCGTGTCGAGCGACCCGTCACGTTCCTGGAGCGCAACGTCAAGGGGCTGCTCTTCGACTGTCGCATGTGCGGCCAGTGCGCGCTTTCGTCGACCGGCATGTCCTGCCCGATGAACTGCCCCAAGCAGCTCCGGAACGGCCCGTGCGGCGGCGTCCGCGAGAACGGCCATTGCGAGGTCGAGCCGGACATGCCGTGCGTCTGGGTGCAAGCCTGGAAGGGCTCACAGAACATGGTCAATGGCGATGCCATCCTGACCGTCCAGAAGCCCGTCAATCAGGCGCTGCGCGAAACATCCGCATGGCTGCGCGTGACCGCCGAAAAGGCCGCCGCCAAGGAAGCGGCAAAGCAGGCAGGCAAGGGAGACGCGGCATGA
- a CDS encoding methyltetrahydrofolate cobalamin methyltransferase, translating to MTRTIVASATREIVIGFDQPFCVIGERINPTGRKKLAAEMVEGNFDTVRKDAIEQVAAGATMLDVNAGVTAVDPNATEPALLVKTLEIVQELVDVPLSIDSSVTAAIEAALKVAKGRPLVNSVTGEEEKLEAILPLIKKYNVPVVAISNDETGISMDPDVRFAVAKKIVERAMDHGIKPEDIVVDPLVMPIGALGDAGRQVFALLRRLREELKVNTTCGLSNISFGLPHRHGINAGFIPMVIGAGMTSAIMNPCRPQEMEAVRAANVLNGTDANCANWIMTYRDYKPAAAGEAAASPAPAAGGRPARRGGRAGRVGEGGSAE from the coding sequence ATGACCCGCACCATCGTCGCATCCGCAACCCGCGAGATCGTCATTGGCTTCGACCAGCCGTTCTGCGTCATCGGCGAGCGCATCAATCCGACCGGCCGCAAGAAGCTGGCGGCCGAAATGGTCGAAGGCAACTTCGACACCGTCCGGAAGGACGCGATCGAACAGGTCGCCGCCGGCGCCACCATGCTGGACGTCAATGCCGGCGTCACGGCCGTCGATCCGAACGCAACAGAGCCGGCGCTCCTCGTCAAGACGCTGGAAATCGTCCAGGAACTGGTCGATGTCCCGCTGTCGATCGACAGCTCGGTGACTGCCGCCATCGAGGCTGCGCTCAAGGTCGCCAAGGGCCGTCCGCTGGTCAACTCCGTGACCGGCGAGGAAGAAAAACTTGAAGCCATCCTGCCGCTGATCAAGAAGTACAACGTGCCGGTCGTCGCCATCTCCAACGACGAGACGGGCATTTCGATGGACCCTGACGTCCGCTTCGCCGTCGCCAAGAAGATCGTCGAGCGCGCCATGGACCATGGCATCAAGCCGGAAGACATCGTCGTCGATCCGCTCGTCATGCCGATCGGTGCGCTGGGCGACGCCGGTCGTCAGGTCTTCGCCTTGCTGCGCCGCCTGCGCGAGGAACTGAAGGTCAACACCACCTGCGGCCTCTCCAACATTTCCTTCGGCCTGCCACACCGCCACGGCATCAATGCCGGCTTCATCCCGATGGTGATCGGCGCCGGCATGACGTCTGCAATCATGAACCCGTGCCGCCCGCAGGAAATGGAAGCCGTGCGCGCCGCCAACGTGCTGAACGGCACCGATGCGAACTGCGCCAACTGGATCATGACCTACCGCGACTACAAGCCGGCGGCAGCCGGCGAGGCCGCCGCCTCACCGGCTCCTGCCGCCGGTGGACGTCCCGCCCGTCGCGGCGGCCGCGCCGGCCGCGTTGGCGAAGGCGGTTCCGCGGAATAA
- a CDS encoding GlxA family transcriptional regulator, with amino-acid sequence MSKTPDTKRSIVFFLVPNFSMLPFTAAIEALRIANRMLGYSAYKWRMVSTDGKPVFSSSGIAIEADLPLVEERRFLSSDTRPDMVLLCSGINVEEFQNKSVFAWLREIYNRGVAVGSLCTGAYVLAQAGLLKGKRCAIHWENLPGFSEKFPQAEVYADLYEIDGNLYTCAGGTASLDMMLDIIGRDFGESLVNRICEQALTDRVRNPHDRQRLPLRARLGVQNAKVLSIIELMENHLAEPVSLLDIADSAGLSRRQIERLFRQEMGRSPARYYLEIRLDRARHLLVQSNMPIVEVAVACGFVSASHFSKCYREVYNRSPQQERADRKMTLAASRAS; translated from the coding sequence ATGAGCAAAACGCCGGACACAAAACGCTCTATCGTATTCTTTCTCGTCCCCAACTTCTCGATGCTGCCGTTTACCGCTGCAATCGAAGCCCTCCGGATCGCCAATCGCATGCTCGGCTACAGCGCCTATAAATGGCGCATGGTGTCGACCGACGGCAAGCCGGTTTTTTCATCCTCCGGCATAGCAATCGAAGCCGACCTTCCGCTTGTCGAGGAGCGACGGTTTCTGTCGAGCGACACACGGCCCGACATGGTGCTGCTCTGTTCGGGCATCAATGTCGAGGAGTTCCAGAACAAGTCGGTCTTTGCCTGGCTGCGCGAGATCTACAATCGCGGCGTTGCCGTCGGCTCGCTCTGTACGGGCGCCTATGTTCTGGCCCAGGCCGGCCTCCTGAAGGGCAAGCGCTGCGCCATCCATTGGGAGAATCTCCCGGGCTTCTCGGAGAAATTCCCGCAGGCCGAAGTCTATGCCGATCTCTACGAAATCGACGGCAATCTGTACACCTGTGCGGGCGGAACCGCATCGCTGGACATGATGCTCGACATCATCGGCCGGGATTTCGGCGAAAGCCTTGTCAACCGCATCTGCGAGCAGGCGCTCACCGACCGCGTACGCAACCCGCACGACCGTCAGCGCCTGCCGCTGCGCGCCCGGCTCGGGGTCCAGAACGCCAAGGTGCTGTCGATCATCGAACTGATGGAAAATCATCTGGCCGAGCCGGTGTCGCTGCTCGACATTGCCGACAGCGCCGGTCTTTCGCGCCGCCAGATCGAGCGCCTCTTCCGCCAGGAAATGGGCCGATCGCCGGCTAGGTACTATCTCGAAATCCGCCTGGACCGCGCCCGGCACCTGCTGGTCCAGTCCAACATGCCGATCGTCGAGGTGGCGGTCGCCTGCGGTTTCGTCTCCGCATCGCACTTCTCCAAGTGTTATCGCGAAGTCTACAATCGGTCCCCGCAGCAGGAACGCGCCGACCGCAAGATGACGCTCGCCGCATCCAGGGCGTCCTGA
- a CDS encoding ASKHA domain-containing protein produces the protein MSNASDPLVLFMPSGKRGRFAKGTAVLEAARELGVYVESVCGGRGICGRCQIDVQEGQFAKHGITSSLDHISPFSPKEARYKQLRDLKDGRRLSCSAMIEGDLVIDVPQDVAVNAQVVRKAADERIIERNPAVHMCYVEVDEPDMEKPLGDLDRLKAMLHRDWGFENLEVDAHLLPRVQSILRKGEWKVTAAVWRDDEAGRPHLIALYPGLKNEAYGIACDIGSTTIAMHLSSLLSNRTVASAGASNPQIRFGEDLMSRVSYVMMNPDGREGMTKAVREAINELIGKVCADGGVDRADILDCVFVGNPIMHHLFLGIDPTELGGAPFALAVSGAVHVKASEIDLVMNAGTRVYTLPCIAGHVGADAAGATLSEGVHRQDEMMLMVDIGTNAEIVLGNSTRTVAASSPTGPAFEGAEISCGQRAAPGAIERVRIDPATLEPRFRVIGIEPWSDEPGFEEAAAKVKVTGICGSGIIEVIAEMFLAGIISEDGVVDGSLAARSTRIEANGRTFSYVLQDGAPRIAITQNDVRAIQLAKAALYAGVKLLMDKQEVEKVDRISLAGAFGTFIDPKYAMVLGLIPDCDLDKVKAVGNAAGAGARMCLLNRGYRREIEETVSKIIKIETALESKFQGYFVDAMAMPNKTDPFPELSRAVTLPEKSQSSDGGEAGGRRRRRAR, from the coding sequence ATGTCGAATGCCTCCGATCCCCTCGTCCTCTTCATGCCTTCCGGCAAGCGCGGCCGTTTTGCCAAGGGTACCGCCGTCCTCGAGGCCGCCCGAGAGCTTGGCGTCTATGTCGAGAGCGTCTGCGGCGGCCGCGGCATTTGTGGGCGCTGCCAGATCGACGTTCAGGAAGGCCAGTTCGCCAAGCACGGCATCACCTCTTCCCTTGACCATATTTCCCCCTTCAGCCCCAAAGAGGCGCGCTACAAACAGCTGCGTGACCTGAAGGACGGACGCCGGCTGTCCTGCTCGGCGATGATCGAGGGCGACCTCGTCATCGACGTGCCGCAGGACGTGGCCGTCAATGCGCAGGTCGTGCGCAAGGCTGCCGACGAGCGCATCATCGAACGCAATCCCGCCGTCCACATGTGCTACGTCGAAGTCGACGAGCCGGACATGGAAAAGCCGCTTGGCGACCTCGACCGGCTGAAAGCCATGCTGCATCGGGACTGGGGGTTCGAAAACCTTGAGGTGGACGCCCACCTTCTGCCCCGCGTGCAGTCGATCCTGCGCAAGGGCGAGTGGAAGGTGACCGCCGCCGTCTGGCGCGATGACGAAGCCGGCAGGCCGCATCTGATCGCGCTCTATCCAGGCCTGAAGAACGAGGCCTACGGCATTGCCTGCGACATCGGCTCGACGACGATCGCCATGCACCTCTCCTCGCTGCTGTCGAACCGCACCGTCGCCTCGGCCGGCGCCTCCAATCCGCAGATCCGCTTCGGCGAAGACCTGATGAGCCGCGTCTCCTACGTGATGATGAACCCGGACGGGCGCGAAGGCATGACGAAGGCGGTGCGCGAAGCGATCAACGAGCTGATCGGCAAGGTCTGCGCCGATGGCGGCGTCGACCGCGCGGACATTCTCGACTGCGTCTTCGTCGGCAATCCGATCATGCACCACCTCTTCCTCGGTATCGACCCGACCGAGCTTGGCGGAGCCCCCTTTGCGCTCGCCGTTTCCGGTGCAGTGCATGTCAAGGCGAGCGAGATCGACCTGGTAATGAACGCCGGCACGCGTGTCTACACGCTGCCCTGCATCGCCGGCCATGTCGGTGCCGATGCCGCCGGCGCGACGCTGTCGGAAGGCGTGCACCGCCAGGACGAGATGATGCTGATGGTCGATATCGGCACCAATGCCGAAATCGTGCTCGGCAATTCCACCCGCACGGTTGCCGCATCTTCGCCCACCGGTCCGGCCTTCGAAGGCGCCGAAATCTCCTGCGGCCAGCGCGCAGCGCCCGGCGCAATCGAACGCGTGCGCATCGACCCGGCAACGCTGGAACCCCGCTTCCGCGTCATCGGCATCGAACCCTGGTCCGACGAGCCGGGATTCGAGGAAGCCGCCGCCAAGGTCAAGGTCACCGGCATCTGCGGTTCCGGCATCATCGAGGTGATCGCCGAGATGTTCCTGGCCGGCATCATTTCCGAGGACGGGGTGGTCGATGGATCGCTTGCCGCCCGCTCGACCCGTATCGAAGCCAATGGCCGCACCTTCTCCTATGTCCTGCAGGACGGCGCCCCGAGGATCGCGATTACCCAGAACGACGTTCGCGCCATCCAGCTCGCCAAGGCGGCCCTTTACGCCGGCGTCAAGCTCCTGATGGACAAGCAGGAGGTGGAGAAGGTCGATCGCATCAGCCTGGCAGGCGCCTTCGGCACCTTCATCGATCCGAAATATGCGATGGTTCTGGGCCTCATTCCCGATTGCGACCTCGACAAGGTGAAGGCGGTGGGCAATGCCGCCGGCGCCGGCGCGCGCATGTGCCTCCTGAACCGCGGCTACCGCCGCGAGATCGAGGAGACCGTCAGCAAGATCATCAAGATAGAGACGGCGCTTGAATCAAAGTTTCAAGGCTATTTCGTCGACGCCATGGCGATGCCGAACAAGACGGATCCCTTCCCGGAACTGTCCAGGGCCGTGACCTTGCCGGAGAAAAGCCAGTCATCGGACGGTGGAGAGGCCGGCGGGCGTCGGCGCCGGCGCGCACGCTGA
- a CDS encoding virulence factor, with protein sequence MADLIVVYWRDIPAQIIVKKGRTNAKRELSQRFAEAIDMAAMRSGASETDDYLAEWRKADPVPVSDDLEAEADKAAAALEAAYDKERIVALVKAGGRANG encoded by the coding sequence ATGGCGGATCTGATCGTCGTCTACTGGCGGGACATACCTGCCCAAATCATCGTCAAGAAGGGCCGGACCAACGCCAAGCGCGAGCTGTCGCAGCGCTTCGCGGAGGCTATCGACATGGCCGCCATGCGCTCCGGCGCATCGGAGACCGACGACTATCTGGCCGAATGGCGCAAGGCCGATCCGGTTCCCGTTTCCGACGACCTCGAAGCGGAAGCCGACAAGGCCGCAGCTGCACTGGAGGCCGCCTACGACAAGGAGCGGATCGTCGCTCTCGTCAAGGCCGGGGGCCGAGCCAATGGCTGA
- a CDS encoding DUF4160 domain-containing protein: protein MRFVIYAADHEPPHVHVYGDGEARIDIETLKVLTQGALSDRDVRRAVDIVEAHQALFLDTWRKYHG from the coding sequence ATGCGGTTCGTGATCTACGCAGCCGATCACGAGCCGCCTCATGTTCATGTTTACGGAGACGGAGAAGCGCGGATCGATATCGAAACGTTGAAGGTGCTCACCCAGGGAGCCCTTTCTGATCGAGACGTGCGACGGGCGGTCGATATCGTTGAAGCGCATCAGGCGCTTTTTCTGGATACGTGGAGAAAATATCATGGCTGA
- a CDS encoding LysR family transcriptional regulator, with protein MNVVFRQPLPLLETDILRTFVSIAETNSFSAAADMVLRTPSAVSMQIKKLEEQLGATLFRRDARSVSLTENGEMLLAYARQILSLSNEAVSRFRFPEMSGVVRLGATDDSGERILPNILKRFAEACPGILVDVTIDSSTNLRKRLQEGRLDLALVNSYPGTGGDGEEVVLREKLVWAGAKCGNAFRKDPLPISIWEEGCCWRADALARLDKSKRAYRIAYLSAHTMAQRAAVVADLAIAPIPRSYLGDQMEALGDADGLPELGYFEVRLLQAAEMNSAGEAVAESIRYAFSGLTHAAAA; from the coding sequence GTGAACGTCGTATTCCGTCAGCCTTTGCCGCTGCTTGAGACCGACATCCTCAGGACGTTCGTCTCGATTGCCGAGACCAACAGTTTCTCCGCCGCAGCCGACATGGTGCTGAGGACACCGTCGGCGGTGTCCATGCAGATCAAGAAGCTGGAAGAGCAGCTCGGGGCGACGCTGTTTCGCCGGGACGCGCGTTCGGTGTCCCTGACGGAGAATGGCGAGATGCTTCTGGCTTATGCCAGGCAGATCCTGTCTCTCTCCAACGAGGCGGTGTCGCGCTTCCGGTTTCCGGAAATGAGCGGCGTCGTCAGGCTTGGTGCGACGGACGATTCCGGTGAGCGCATCCTCCCGAATATCCTGAAGCGCTTTGCCGAAGCCTGCCCGGGAATTCTGGTGGATGTGACGATCGATTCCTCCACCAACCTGCGCAAGCGGCTTCAGGAGGGCCGGCTCGACCTGGCACTGGTCAACTCCTATCCGGGCACCGGCGGCGACGGCGAGGAAGTCGTGCTGCGCGAGAAGCTCGTCTGGGCAGGCGCCAAATGTGGCAACGCCTTCCGCAAGGATCCGCTGCCGATCTCCATCTGGGAAGAGGGGTGCTGCTGGCGCGCCGACGCGTTGGCGCGGCTCGACAAGTCGAAGCGCGCCTACCGGATCGCCTATCTCAGTGCCCACACCATGGCGCAGCGCGCGGCGGTGGTGGCCGATCTCGCGATCGCTCCCATTCCGCGTAGCTATCTCGGCGATCAGATGGAGGCGCTGGGTGATGCCGACGGTTTGCCGGAGCTTGGCTATTTCGAAGTGCGGCTGCTGCAGGCAGCGGAGATGAACAGTGCCGGCGAAGCGGTGGCGGAAAGCATCCGCTATGCCTTTTCCGGACTGACTCACGCCGCAGCCGCCTGA
- a CDS encoding diguanylate cyclase, producing MSFNGDVTAVGLEGGSRVRGTVVLVEDTRLFSKVLSHRFSDELGLSVAHVPSLAALKELVEGGNRFELAVVDLTLPDSSDGEVVDYTSDNGIPTVVFTGRFDRDIRNALMRRKVVDYVIKDSERAINSVVNTVKRFFNNQSNTILVVDDMSSVRSNLVELLKLQQYNVIGVGTGLEALDVLNRFPEVELMITDYVMPDMDGYELTQRVRRMFETDELGIIGISSSSDRLLSANFLKAGANDFIYRPFVEEELLCRVANSLDMLQQIRNLKRAAACDYLTGLFNRRYFFDRGPRQIGIGQRESIPCSIAILDIDHFKKLNDTYGHEIGDRVLIAVAHKLENLLDGSPHLLSRLGGEEFGILMTGLDSAAGTDYCDWLRHELSRVRIVADDEDLTITVSIGVSGIEGDETFDNHLNAADQFLYMAKHQGRNRVYSDALMAASVSAAE from the coding sequence ATGTCATTTAACGGCGACGTGACGGCAGTTGGGCTGGAAGGCGGGAGCCGTGTCAGGGGCACCGTTGTTCTGGTTGAGGATACCCGGCTTTTTTCAAAAGTGCTCAGTCACCGGTTCAGCGACGAGCTTGGTCTTTCCGTTGCGCATGTCCCATCTCTTGCCGCATTGAAGGAACTGGTCGAGGGTGGCAACCGCTTCGAGCTTGCGGTGGTCGATCTGACTCTTCCGGATTCATCCGACGGCGAGGTCGTGGACTATACCTCCGACAATGGCATTCCGACTGTGGTCTTCACCGGTCGCTTCGATCGCGATATCCGCAATGCGCTGATGCGGCGCAAGGTCGTCGACTATGTGATCAAGGATAGTGAGAGGGCGATCAATTCGGTCGTCAACACGGTCAAGCGGTTCTTCAACAATCAGTCGAACACGATTCTCGTGGTCGACGACATGAGTTCCGTGCGCAGCAATCTCGTGGAACTCCTGAAATTGCAGCAATACAACGTGATCGGTGTTGGAACCGGACTCGAGGCGCTCGATGTGCTGAACCGGTTTCCGGAAGTCGAGCTCATGATCACCGATTACGTGATGCCGGACATGGACGGCTATGAGCTCACGCAGCGCGTCCGGCGAATGTTCGAAACCGACGAACTCGGCATCATCGGCATTTCCTCTTCGTCAGACAGGCTGCTGTCCGCGAATTTCCTGAAGGCCGGGGCGAATGATTTCATCTATCGTCCCTTCGTCGAGGAGGAGCTTCTTTGCCGCGTGGCCAACAGCCTCGACATGCTGCAGCAGATCCGCAACCTCAAGCGCGCGGCCGCCTGCGACTATCTCACCGGTCTCTTCAACCGGCGCTATTTCTTCGACCGTGGGCCACGTCAGATCGGCATCGGCCAGCGCGAATCCATCCCCTGCAGCATCGCCATCCTCGACATCGACCATTTCAAGAAGTTGAACGACACCTACGGCCATGAAATCGGTGACCGGGTGCTGATCGCGGTGGCGCACAAGCTGGAAAACCTGCTCGACGGTTCGCCGCATCTTCTGTCGCGACTGGGCGGCGAGGAGTTCGGCATCCTGATGACCGGGCTCGATTCCGCCGCCGGCACCGATTATTGCGATTGGCTGCGGCACGAACTGTCGCGTGTTCGCATCGTTGCCGACGACGAGGATCTGACGATCACCGTATCGATCGGCGTCAGCGGCATCGAGGGCGACGAAACCTTCGACAATCACCTCAACGCTGCCGACCAGTTCCTCTACATGGCCAAGCATCAGGGACGCAACCGGGTCTATTCCGACGCGCTGATGGCCGCTTCCGTCTCGGCTGCCGAATAG
- a CDS encoding DUF2442 domain-containing protein, with translation MADVSDHELAAAKLRWQLERGERPVPASVRYESASGRIVVEFLNGAAFMVPARQIEGLENATDEQLDEVELLGETGLHWESLDIDYSIAGLMKGIFGSKAFMEAQRRGGQSRSPAKAAASRRNGAKGGRPKKSAQNS, from the coding sequence ATGGCTGATGTCAGCGATCATGAATTGGCCGCAGCCAAACTGCGCTGGCAGCTGGAGCGTGGCGAAAGGCCGGTTCCCGCCAGCGTTCGGTATGAAAGTGCATCCGGCCGTATCGTGGTCGAATTTTTGAACGGCGCTGCCTTCATGGTTCCTGCCCGGCAGATTGAAGGTCTCGAGAATGCAACGGACGAGCAACTCGATGAAGTCGAACTGCTGGGAGAAACCGGCCTGCATTGGGAGAGCCTCGACATAGATTATTCTATCGCCGGCCTGATGAAAGGCATATTCGGCAGCAAAGCCTTCATGGAAGCCCAGCGCCGCGGCGGTCAGTCGCGGTCGCCGGCAAAGGCGGCCGCCAGCCGTCGCAACGGTGCAAAGGGCGGACGACCGAAAAAATCCGCACAAAATTCCTGA
- a CDS encoding acyl-CoA thioesterase codes for MDVSADKSAARTRDDMRLEDFPFRSYDKLRFGDTDRQGHVNNAVFATFMETGRVEAIFNPQDPMTDPECSFVLAKLDLDYRAEIRWPGTVDIGTRIIAVGRSSVRLEQAVFQNGRCAAFATTVVVQMHHQTRRSQAFSERTKTRLEEIAST; via the coding sequence ATGGATGTTTCAGCAGACAAGAGCGCGGCCAGAACCCGTGACGACATGCGGCTCGAGGATTTTCCGTTTCGATCTTACGACAAGCTGAGGTTCGGCGACACCGACCGGCAGGGGCACGTCAACAATGCGGTTTTCGCCACCTTCATGGAGACCGGACGCGTCGAGGCGATCTTCAATCCGCAAGACCCGATGACGGATCCCGAATGCAGTTTCGTGCTCGCCAAGCTCGATCTGGATTACAGGGCCGAAATCCGGTGGCCGGGAACCGTCGACATCGGCACGCGGATCATCGCCGTTGGCCGGTCTTCGGTCCGCCTGGAGCAGGCGGTGTTCCAGAATGGCCGGTGCGCGGCCTTTGCTACGACGGTCGTCGTGCAGATGCATCACCAGACGCGGCGATCGCAGGCATTCTCCGAGCGCACGAAGACGCGGCTGGAGGAAATTGCCTCGACGTGA